GAGGCAGGGACGGCAAGGCGCATTATCGGCACCAGCGTCAACATTACCGCGCGCAAGCACGCCGAAGAAGAAATTTACGATTTGTGTCAGCAACTGCACAACTCGGAAGTGCTCTATCGCGAACTGATGAAACATGCCAGTGATGCCATCCTGATTGTCGACAAGCAAGACGGTCGTATTATTGATGCCAACCATCATGCCAGCGACCTCAGCGGCTACAGCATGAAGGAGTTGATGGGCATGGAGCGCTGTCAGCTGCTGAAAAGCCCCGAGGGCGAATCGATTCCCTGCCAGGATAAGGGACTGACGCGAGACATGTCATTGATCAGCCGTCATGGCCAGCAACACATGGTGGACATCAGTTGCACCACCATCCATGTCTCCGGTCGTCATTTGGCACAATGCATCATTCACGATGTTTCCGAGCACAAAGCGATTGAGAAACGCCTGCACCATCTGGCCCACCATGACCCGCTGACCGGGCTGCCCAATCGCATCCTGTTCCGTGACCGCCTGCAACACGCCATCCATAAAGCGCAGCGTAAGAACACCTTGCTGGCCCTGTGCTTTTTCGATCTGGATCGTTTCAAATCGATCAACGACTCGTTCGGCCATGATGCCGGAGACCAGGTACTGGTCTGCATTGCTGAACGTTTGGAGAAGGCCATTCGCTCCAGTGATACGGCCGCCCGACTGGCCGGGGATGAGTTTGTCGTCATTCTTGAAGATCTGGAGGATCGCGATCTGATCCAGCCGATTGCCTCAAAGATTCTCAGCCGGATCAATCAACCGATCAACGTGGCCCAGCAACAGATTCGCGTCACCTCCAGCTTGGGCATCAGCCTCTATCCGCTGAACACCCTCGACAGTGACACGTTGCTGAATCAGGCCGACACCGCCATGTATCGCGCCAAGGAAAACGGCAGCGGACTGGAATTTTACAACGTCACGAATAATCTGGGTCAGGAAAGTCTTGATCTGTGGCCGAACGAAAAACATCGACCGGAATGAGTGGTCACTCTATAAAGAATGTTCTCTACCATGGGTTTGATACAGAAAAGGCGTCTCACGACGCCTTTTCTGTATCAAACATGATCGCCCAACATTAAAAAATCGACGCCAGACGCTCGTAGGACTGCCGCAAACGCATGGACAAACAGAACAACATCCCCTTCATTAACTTACCGCCCAGCTCAGGGTAGCTCTGGTTGATTTCGTCAAACTTGTCCTTATGCAGCAACAACAAGTGGCTTTCCTCTAACGCGGTTGCGGTCACCGGACGCGCCTCATTGGAGAGAATGCTGACAATACCGATCAGTGATTCGTGGCTGTAAACGCCCACCACCACCTGCTTGCCACGGAACTCCGTCTCTTTCTTGGTCTCAATGCGACCATCGACAATGAAGGCGACAAAATTACTGTGATCGCCTTCGCACCACAGATCATCGCCCTGTTGCAGCTTACGGCATTCAAAATAGGGCGACAACAGGGACACATCCTGCTCGTCGAGAAAATGAAAAAACCGGAATTCCCGCTTCATGCGCAGACATTGGTCATCAGGGGTCGCCAGAATCATGCGGCATCCTTCTGCGCCGTGTCGGCGCGTTGATGGAGGCTGTCGAGCTTCTGTTTCATCTCCTCAAGCAGTCCGTCCATCCCTTTGCGGCGCAAAATAGACGCATAACTGCTGCGATAGTTACGAATCAGGCTGGCTTTTTCAATCACAACGTCATAGACCTGCCAATCGTTGTTCTGCAAAATCAGCTTGTAGGAGATGGGAATTTCTACAGAGGCGGTATGAATCATGGTGTCGACCACGGCACGATTCTGACGAACCTCCTCCTCGCCGTAAGTAATTTTTTCATTGGTATAGGACTGAATCCGCCCCAGATAGGTTTCTTCGAGCAGACCGGTAAATAACTGGATGAATGTCTGGCGTTGTTCCGCGTTAGCCGATTTCCAACTGACCCCTAAAGCGCCCTGGGACATCAGTTCAAAATCAAATTGTTCCCGGATCAGATTGCTAATGGTTTCACGACGTTGCGGGCTGTCCGCCGGCAACGTGCGCAGTTGGTTCAAAATGGCATCCACCGTGGTCTGCACTTCAACCCTGGGGCTGACAGCCACCGGTTGCGCCACAGCGACACTCCATAAAATCAAGGTGCACAGCACCAGTGACACACTATATTTTATCATTTCTATCCTCATCAAATTGAAGTCACCCTACTCCTCAACCTCAGCGGCCCGGTTCTGCAAATAGATATCGCGCACAAACAGGTAGGGATCAAGCTGTTCTTCGACAACGCTTTCGTACGTGTCCTTATCCAGGGAGATGCGATTGACCACATCGGTTCCCTTGATGCCCCAGGCCGCTTCCTGACGAACCGCCCAGAACACCGGATCAACATACATATCCGGAAACAGCGACAAGCCATCGCGCAGTGTCGATGAGCCGAAAAAAGGCAGCACCAGATAGAAGCCCTCTTCGACCCCATAATAGCCCAGGGTCTGGCCAAAATCTTCATCTTTCTTTTTGAGGGACCAGATGGTGTCTGCCGCATCATAAAAACCGAAGATGCCCAGAGTCGAGTTGATCACCAGGCGCCCCAGCTCCGTGCCACAGTCTTTAAACTTCAACTGCAACAGGGCATTGGCCGCCCGAATCGGTGATTTAATATTATCCAGCATATTACCCAGCCCGACGCGGGCCGGTTCCGGAACGACACGAAATCCACGCGCTACCGGTTTGAGCAGATAAAAATACATCTTATCATTGAACCAGAAAACACCCCGGTTCATCACTTCTAAGGGATCGCCGGTCGGCACTTCATTGATCTCATCTCCATAAAGATCATCATACAGATCCAACGGCGGTGTCGGTTGTTCATCCGCCGCTTCGACAACCGCAGCCACAGCTGTCAGACACAACATCATGAGCAAGAGAGTTCCCACCATCCGTTTCATTCAATTCACCTCTAAAGTCAGCACGGCAAACCCGCAGGATCGCCGTTAATTGTTTTCAAAAATATACTTGCTTAACAGCTCTTCGAGGTTTATGGCCGATTCTGTTTCAAAAATTTCGCCCCCCTCTTCAATAATCATCGGTGAACCACCTGGCAGAATACTGATGTAACGATCACCGATGATCCCCGAAGTGCGCACCGAGGCGATACAGTCATCCTGTAATTCAATGCCATTCTGAATATCCAGGGCCACCACGGCATCATAACTTTGCGGGTCGAGAGAGATCGTAGCCACTTTGCCGATATTAACGCCACCGATCTGCACACTGGCTCCGAGTTTCAACCCGGACACCGAGCCGAAGCGGGCGTTGACCCGGTAGTGGTCGTTATCAAAAAAGGAGACGTCGCCGAGCTTAACCGACAGATAAATAACACTGGCAAAGCCCAACAACATGAACAGACCGACAACGATCTCCAGGTTAAAGCGTTTCATAAAGCAGAGACTCCTCCGTTTCACTACTGTAAATGGGCCCCATGGTTTCCGTGACGAACGAGCGAATCAGCGGATTATCAGAAAGCTGAAAGGCTTCGGGAGACATGCAGCCCTGCAACTGCCCTTCGGCCATCAGAGCCACATAATCGGATAATTTAAAAATTTTCGGCACATCATGACTGACAATAACAGCGGTGTAATTGAGCCGTGCCTGAGTTTCAAAAAACAACCGGTAAATCTCATTGCTTTTACTGACATCAAGGCCGGTCGTCGGCTCGTCAAAAAACACCACCTTCGGGTTAAGAACCAGCGCCCGAGCCAGGCCGACACGTTTCTGCATACCGCCACTGAGCTGTGCGGGGA
This region of uncultured Desulfuromonas sp. genomic DNA includes:
- a CDS encoding diguanylate cyclase, coding for MERLSHGEGHLVSSSGWPEFAHKPLRELERLCQSFGLKCVCLEFHADVPQQDTIRVNSHRQQATLHLTWLDQGSVTLMVSPATQQTTLNQQILHGIQQAFQQLLNQHAEIHVTNLRAQRWQQALYNSFAVWDWDGVTRRLFCSEEWTNLLGLPHDTIRSVRMLLQRIHPDDRLVFKNTLKKLLSGSLSKLDCEIRFKHAWEDYIWLRTRARVTDSDEAGTARRIIGTSVNITARKHAEEEIYDLCQQLHNSEVLYRELMKHASDAILIVDKQDGRIIDANHHASDLSGYSMKELMGMERCQLLKSPEGESIPCQDKGLTRDMSLISRHGQQHMVDISCTTIHVSGRHLAQCIIHDVSEHKAIEKRLHHLAHHDPLTGLPNRILFRDRLQHAIHKAQRKNTLLALCFFDLDRFKSINDSFGHDAGDQVLVCIAERLEKAIRSSDTAARLAGDEFVVILEDLEDRDLIQPIASKILSRINQPINVAQQQIRVTSSLGISLYPLNTLDSDTLLNQADTAMYRAKENGSGLEFYNVTNNLGQESLDLWPNEKHRPE
- a CDS encoding cyclic nucleotide-binding domain-containing protein, which produces MILATPDDQCLRMKREFRFFHFLDEQDVSLLSPYFECRKLQQGDDLWCEGDHSNFVAFIVDGRIETKKETEFRGKQVVVGVYSHESLIGIVSILSNEARPVTATALEESHLLLLHKDKFDEINQSYPELGGKLMKGMLFCLSMRLRQSYERLASIF
- a CDS encoding ABC transporter substrate-binding protein; the protein is MIKYSVSLVLCTLILWSVAVAQPVAVSPRVEVQTTVDAILNQLRTLPADSPQRRETISNLIREQFDFELMSQGALGVSWKSANAEQRQTFIQLFTGLLEETYLGRIQSYTNEKITYGEEEVRQNRAVVDTMIHTASVEIPISYKLILQNNDWQVYDVVIEKASLIRNYRSSYASILRRKGMDGLLEEMKQKLDSLHQRADTAQKDAA
- a CDS encoding VacJ family lipoprotein translates to MKRMVGTLLLMMLCLTAVAAVVEAADEQPTPPLDLYDDLYGDEINEVPTGDPLEVMNRGVFWFNDKMYFYLLKPVARGFRVVPEPARVGLGNMLDNIKSPIRAANALLQLKFKDCGTELGRLVINSTLGIFGFYDAADTIWSLKKKDEDFGQTLGYYGVEEGFYLVLPFFGSSTLRDGLSLFPDMYVDPVFWAVRQEAAWGIKGTDVVNRISLDKDTYESVVEEQLDPYLFVRDIYLQNRAAEVEE
- the mlaD gene encoding outer membrane lipid asymmetry maintenance protein MlaD, which translates into the protein MKRFNLEIVVGLFMLLGFASVIYLSVKLGDVSFFDNDHYRVNARFGSVSGLKLGASVQIGGVNIGKVATISLDPQSYDAVVALDIQNGIELQDDCIASVRTSGIIGDRYISILPGGSPMIIEEGGEIFETESAINLEELLSKYIFENN